From the Cryptomeria japonica chromosome 2, Sugi_1.0, whole genome shotgun sequence genome, one window contains:
- the LOC131051767 gene encoding flavone 3'-O-methyltransferase 1 → MEAELKLYIIFSFAQPMALKAAVLLNIPAILANSEEPLSVPEIASLISSSTEKSPNSDYLARILRFLSSHGVFVQTVVITNSGDDVKKTYKYGSTSISKLLVEEKGGKSKSSAALLLMETNRDFMEAWHHLYDCTLMGGSPFERAHGMKIWDYANLNPHFSSLINDAMASNSAVVMDALFQTYEGFEGVTSVVDVAGGVGSAASMIVHKYPNIRAINFDLPHVIASAPKDIPGVDHVAGNMFESVPSADVVLLKWVLHDWDDEESIRLLKNCYKAIPEKGKVIIIDAVVEGNGFLKKQGLAFDMFMMAHTHGGKERTEEEYKILSQAAGFKRYNIIKLPFVQAIVELIKS, encoded by the exons ATGGAAGCCGAGCTCAAGCTTTACATCATATTTTCATTTGCCCAGCCCATGGCCCTCAAGGCCGCCGTGTTACTCAACATTCCAGCAATCCTCGCCAATTCTGAGGAGCCTCTCTCCGTCCCTGAAATTGCCTCCCTCATTTCTTCCTCCACCGAAAAATCTCCCAACTCAGACTACCTCGCCAGAATTCTCAGATTCCTCTCCTCTCACGGAGTATTTGTCCAGACAGTCGTCATCACCAACAGCGGAGACGATGTGAAAAAAACATACAAATACGGATCGACGAGCATTTCAAAATTACTGGTGGAAGAGAAAGGGGGGAAATCGAAATCCTCAGCGGCTCTTCTGTTGATGGAAACGAACCGCGATTTCATGGAAGCGTGGCATCACTTGTACGACTGCACACTCATGGGCGGGTCTCCATTTGAGAGGGCTCATGGAATGAAGATCTGGGATTATGCCAATCTCAATCCTCATTTCAGTAGCCTGATCAACGATGCCATGGCCAGCAACTCTGCAGTGGTAATGGATGCGCTCTTCCAAACTTACGAGGGCTTTGAGGGCGTCACATCAGTGGTGGATGTGGCTGGAGGCGTGGGTTCAGCTGCTTCCATGATCGTGCACAAATACCCAAACATTCGTGCCATTAATTTTGATTTGCCCCATGTCATTGCCTCTGCTCCCAAAGACATTCCTG GGGTTGATCATGTTGCTGGAAACATGTTTGAGAGTGTGCCATCTGCTGATGTAGTTCTTTTGAAG TGGGTTTTACATGATTGGGATGATGAAGAATCCATTAGATTGTTGAAGAATTGTTACAAGGCGATTCCAGAGAAAGGGAAGGTGATCATTATTGATGCAGTTGTGGAAGGAAATGGATTTTTGAAGAAGCAAGGATTGGCTTTTGATATGTTCATGATGGCTCATACTCATGGAGGAAAGGAAAGAACTGAAGAAGAATATAAGATTTTATCTCAAGCTGCTGGATTCAAAcgttataatattattaaattaccATTTGTCCAAGCAATTGTAGAGTTGATTAAGTCCTAA